A window from Melitaea cinxia chromosome 5, ilMelCinx1.1, whole genome shotgun sequence encodes these proteins:
- the LOC123653956 gene encoding uncharacterized protein LOC123653956 — protein MTVIQTMKKFNNKIPGTLPPPKTEIDGKLENLSSKTIPELLELRDRQLKLLNNKPFISKLADKGEKIRILFDKIEIELKNKQEEEQTCRLFGDMKINNIDKESVANVEWEGKIQKNHNTYLDSDDDSDPEDVLHILSQTTSQEKKVKVLQPDKPLITPEDLISIGEIPVVKKIIEKTEINIKPKKTSQFKPYKTTVSDVHNPEKEMLRKKNKFWEVTAATPPPIVHGPAKTLSLEESLKLQQKHNRHLKEIEVQHAAEKLLARTSIKMAELPEDISKFGTYRDSDDTKSDESDPEGSDKEVLDEEPERGGVVFTVMK, from the coding sequence ATGACCGTAATTCAAACAATGAAAAAGTTTAACAACAAAATTCCAGGCACTTTGCCGCCACCTAAGACTGAAATTGACGGAAAACTAGAAAATTTATCGTCAAAAACTATACCCGAATTACTAGAACTTCGAGATAGACAGTTAAAGCTACTGAATAACAAACCTTTTATTAGTAAACTTGCTGACAAGGGAGAGAAGATTCGTATCTTATTTGATAAGATAGAAATCGAGTTAAAGAATAAACAGGAGGAAGAACAAACCTGCCGCCTATTCGGTGACATGAAAATCAATAATATCGACAAAGAATCAGTAGCAAATGTTGAATGGGAAGGTAAAATACAGAAAAATCATAATACATATCTAGATTCCGATGATGACAGTGACCCAGAGGATGTTTTACACATATTAAGTCAAACCACATCTCAAGAAAAGAAGGTTAAGGTTTTACAGCCTGACAAACCATTAATAACGCCTGAAGATCTTATTAGTATAGGAGAAATACCAGTAGTAAAAAAGATTATAGAAAAAACTGAGATTAACATTAAGCCCAAAAAGACTAGCCAGTTTAAACCATACAAAACAACAGTATCCGATGTTCATAATCCTGAAAAAGAAATGcttagaaagaaaaataaattttgggaAGTGACAGCGGCTACACCGCCTCCAATAGTCCACGGACCTGCAAAAACATTAAGTTTAGAAGAGTCATTGAAACtgcaacagaaacacaatagaCATCTCAAAGAAATTGAAGTACAACATGCTGCTGAGAAACTCTTGGCTCGAACAAGTATAAAAATGGCAGAACTTCCAGAAGATATTTCCAAATTTGGGACTTATAGAGATAGCGATGATACAAAATCTGATGAATCTGATCCTGAGGGTAGTGATAAAGAGGTGTTAGATGAAGAACCAGAAAGAGGAGGAGTTGTGTTTacagttatgaaataa
- the LOC123653957 gene encoding probable RNA-binding protein 18, producing the protein MGDETVPLHLEPVLQREACDKRLWIGNLDLRVNEYQLLKMVRVYGNIEKFDMLFHRSGPNAGQPRGFAFVTYKLKQDAINAMNSLNGQLLGNKRISVKFAKNTSEDQDKPKPELGIAALTGVKTELKLSKKTAIQSIEAKLKMMENMKAGDDFVINKLAANETPIIAQYQTKQHQPPNKTITSFKRRHPYHKKR; encoded by the exons ATGGGAGACGAaact gtACCTCTGCATTTGGAGCCAGTTCTCCAAAGGGAGGCGTGTGACAAAAGGCTCTGGATAGGAAATTTGGACCTTCGAGTTAAtga GTATCAACTACTGAAAATGGTCCGCGTGTATGGTAACATTGAGAAGTTTGATATGCTGTTTCATCGCAGCGGGCCCAATGCTGGGCAACCGAGAGGGTTTGCTTTTGTCACATATAAGCTGAAACAGGATGCTATAAATGCAATGAATTCGTTGAACGGTCAGCTGCTGGGAAATAAGAGGATCTCAGTGAAATTTGCTAAAAATACCTCT GAGGATCAAGATAAACCAAAACCTGAACTTGGGATAGCAGCTCTAACTGGAGTTAAGACTGAGCTAAAACTTAGCAAGAAAACAGCAATTCAGTCGATCGAGGCTAAACTCAAGATGATGGAAAACATGAAAGCTGGAGATGATTttgttataaacaaattagcaGCTAATGAAACACCAATAATAGCTCAATATCAAACAAAACAACATCAGCCACCGAACAAAACAATCACTTCCTTTAAACGACGACATCCttatcataaaaaaagataa